In the uncultured Methanobacterium sp. genome, one interval contains:
- a CDS encoding tautomerase family protein, translating into MCPLVKIEIRKGFSSEYKKAILDGVHQSLMDALGIPDSDRFQRIYELDSEDFECPPERTPAVTMIQITMFPGRSFDAKKKLYQKIVHNLGENPGIGGNDIIIILLEPPMENWGIRSGQPASEVDFGFKIDV; encoded by the coding sequence ATGTGTCCACTAGTAAAAATCGAAATTCGTAAAGGATTTTCCTCAGAATATAAAAAAGCAATTTTAGATGGTGTGCACCAGTCACTGATGGATGCACTGGGCATTCCAGATAGTGACCGGTTTCAACGGATTTACGAACTGGATTCAGAAGATTTTGAGTGTCCACCAGAACGTACTCCTGCGGTTACCATGATCCAGATTACAATGTTTCCAGGACGTTCATTCGATGCTAAAAAGAAACTTTACCAGAAAATTGTCCATAATTTAGGTGAAAATCCCGGTATTGGTGGTAATGACATTATAATCATATTACTGGAGCCCCCTATGGAAAACTGGGGTATTCGTAGTGGGCAACCCGCCAGTGAAGTGGATTTTGGATTTAAAATAGATGTTTAA
- a CDS encoding acetate uptake transporter: MEENKKSVWIEDLTANPAPLGLLGFGLTTVLLNIHNAGFFPINSMILAMGIAYGGIAQIMACAMEYKKGNTFGMVAFGSYGLFWWSFVLLLILPKMGLAAAPDKLALASYLFMWGLFTLVMFIGTLKLSRGLQVVFLSLAVLFFLLALGDITGNATITLIAGYEGIFTGFSAVYVGLAQVLNETYGKDVLPT; this comes from the coding sequence ATGGAAGAAAACAAAAAATCTGTCTGGATAGAGGATTTAACTGCCAATCCGGCACCTCTTGGACTACTGGGATTCGGTTTAACCACCGTCCTCTTGAACATACATAACGCAGGGTTTTTCCCCATTAACAGTATGATACTGGCCATGGGAATAGCTTACGGTGGGATTGCACAGATAATGGCCTGCGCCATGGAGTACAAGAAAGGTAACACCTTTGGAATGGTAGCATTCGGTTCTTACGGCCTCTTCTGGTGGAGTTTCGTACTTCTATTGATTCTTCCCAAGATGGGCCTGGCTGCAGCACCGGATAAACTGGCTCTGGCATCATATCTTTTCATGTGGGGACTATTCACCCTGGTGATGTTCATTGGGACCCTGAAGCTCAGCCGTGGATTGCAAGTGGTCTTCCTATCTCTGGCAGTACTCTTCTTCCTGCTGGCACTTGGAGATATAACTGGTAATGCTACCATAACCCTGATTGCAGGTTATGAAGGTATATTTACCGGTTTCAGTGCAGTGTACGTTGGACTGGCACAGGTTTTAAATGAAACTTATGGAAAAGATGTGCTACCCACCTGA
- the acs gene encoding acetate--CoA ligase encodes MVRDTSVLLDERRVFEPKEEIQKRAHVKNWEEELEKGRDLEKYWAEKAEQFEWFQKWDKVLDEDNKPFYQWFTGGKINLAYNAVDRWIETEKRNQVAILYINERGEEKKITFYELYIQVNKLANALKNLGVKKGDTVSMYLPMCPELLIAMLACNKIGAVHSVVYSGLSVGAFVERMNDANVKVLFTADGTYRRGKIINLKSIADEAILQCPTIETIVVVNHTGTPIEISELSGREIFYERLVDGEPAYCEPEWMDSEDPLFILYTSGSTGKPKGVLHTTAGYMVGVATTLRNIFDIHENDLWWCTGDIGWITGHSYVIYGPLLLGATTVVYEGAPDYPDPGVWWKIVEKYGVTKFYTAPTAIRHLMRFGTRYTNLYNLDSLRILGTVGEPINPEAWMWYYKNVGKENCPIMDTWWQTETGMHLISPLPVSNLKPGSATRPFPGIDADVVDEEGNPVPMGKGGYLVIKKPWPAMFRTLYNDEERFLDVYWKDIPGCIYKAGDMVRKDEDGYFWIQGRSDDVLKIAGHRIGSAEVESAFVGHPAVAEAAVIGKSDPIKGEVIKAFIILREGYHLKTQLIEELKKHVRYELGPVAVLGEIVQVDSLPKTRSGKIMRRILRAQEMGEDLGDTSTLEE; translated from the coding sequence AAAATGGGACAAAGTCCTGGACGAGGATAACAAACCATTCTACCAGTGGTTCACCGGGGGTAAGATCAACCTGGCCTACAATGCTGTGGACCGGTGGATTGAAACTGAAAAACGTAATCAGGTCGCAATTTTATACATTAACGAGCGTGGAGAGGAGAAAAAAATCACCTTCTACGAGCTCTACATTCAGGTTAATAAACTGGCCAATGCCCTTAAAAATTTAGGGGTGAAAAAAGGTGACACAGTTTCCATGTACCTCCCCATGTGTCCCGAGCTTCTGATTGCCATGCTGGCCTGTAACAAGATCGGAGCAGTGCACAGTGTGGTCTACTCAGGCTTGAGTGTTGGTGCATTTGTGGAGCGTATGAATGATGCCAATGTCAAAGTCCTCTTTACCGCAGATGGAACCTACCGCCGGGGTAAGATCATCAATCTAAAATCCATTGCTGATGAAGCCATCCTGCAATGCCCCACCATTGAAACCATAGTGGTGGTTAACCACACCGGAACCCCCATAGAAATATCAGAACTATCCGGAAGGGAGATCTTCTACGAAAGATTGGTAGATGGTGAACCTGCCTACTGCGAGCCAGAATGGATGGATTCAGAAGATCCCTTATTCATACTCTACACTTCCGGGAGCACTGGAAAACCCAAAGGAGTGCTGCACACCACTGCCGGTTACATGGTGGGTGTTGCCACCACCCTTCGTAACATATTTGACATACACGAAAACGACCTCTGGTGGTGTACAGGAGATATTGGATGGATCACCGGACACAGCTATGTTATCTACGGACCATTACTCCTGGGAGCTACCACTGTGGTATACGAGGGAGCACCGGACTACCCTGACCCTGGGGTATGGTGGAAGATCGTGGAAAAATACGGAGTAACCAAATTCTACACAGCACCAACAGCTATCCGACATCTCATGAGGTTCGGTACCCGCTACACAAACCTGTATAACCTGGATTCACTTCGCATCCTGGGAACAGTGGGAGAGCCCATCAACCCCGAAGCATGGATGTGGTACTATAAAAATGTGGGTAAAGAGAACTGTCCTATAATGGACACCTGGTGGCAGACAGAAACCGGAATGCACCTCATATCTCCATTACCAGTTTCTAATTTAAAACCAGGATCTGCAACACGCCCTTTCCCTGGAATAGATGCTGATGTGGTTGATGAAGAAGGTAACCCTGTACCCATGGGTAAAGGAGGATACCTGGTTATCAAAAAACCATGGCCCGCCATGTTCCGTACATTATACAATGATGAGGAACGATTCCTGGATGTTTACTGGAAGGATATCCCTGGATGTATTTACAAGGCAGGGGATATGGTTCGCAAAGACGAAGATGGATATTTCTGGATACAGGGGCGCAGTGATGATGTCCTGAAAATTGCAGGGCACCGTATTGGTTCAGCAGAAGTTGAATCCGCATTTGTAGGTCATCCTGCAGTTGCAGAAGCTGCGGTAATTGGAAAATCCGATCCAATTAAAGGGGAAGTTATCAAGGCTTTCATTATCCTCCGTGAAGGATACCATCTCAAGACCCAGCTCATTGAAGAACTTAAAAAGCATGTTCGTTATGAACTGGGACCGGTTGCAGTCCTGGGTGAGATCGTGCAGGTGGATAGTCTTCCCAAAACCAGAAGTGGTAAAATCATGCGCCGGATTCTACGGGCCCAGGAAATGGGTGAGGATCTGGGAGATACGTCCACTTTGGAGGAATAA